In a single window of the Silurus meridionalis isolate SWU-2019-XX chromosome 8, ASM1480568v1, whole genome shotgun sequence genome:
- the plk4 gene encoding serine/threonine-protein kinase PLK4 isoform X2, with protein MSVSIGDKIEDFKVLTLLGKGSFACVYRAKSVNTGLEVAIKMIDKKAMHKAGMVQRVINEVEIQCRLKHPSILELYNYFEDSNYVYLVLEMCHNGEMSRYLKDKKKPFTEEEVRHFMHQIVKGMLYLHTHGIMHRDLTLSNLLLTSSMNIKIADFGLATQLKLPSEKHFTMCGTPNYISPEVATRSAHGLESDVWSLGCMFYAFLTGRPPFDTDTVKHTLSKVVLGEYQMPTYVSAEAQDLIRLLLQKNPALRPSLSAVLDHPFMTQNGSTANKDSGGSDGGSMDSGIATISTASNVTSNSSSSRLQRKTRQVIGQALPNRMVPLPNHSQQSTSSSFKGDQEWQPHAPGSVRIAVDPVSGRPHSRYLRRAHSSDRSGAGYSHARQEVELERCHSEETLLGSGRIFPSTSNYAEHGRLPSPPVKQPASSGSSFSAPVHPVRLQTAESSAQPWFCTDGSFKRPADVSTYSNSGSFHSGRETVGALPSCPDRPTVRATSSHPSQLYHQASSHSDPLPCREDGFGMSHFPTPQGCVDPQTAPLSRSKTNEGKERKSPLFPPLCSARLKPIRQKTKNAVVSILDTGEVCMELLKGQGAQERVKEVLRISSDGSMVTVYQPNDGKGFPVLDHPPSPPEDIFICSFDDLPEKYWKKYQYATKFVQLVKSKTPKVTLYTKFAKCMLMENSPSADLEMCFYDGAKTHKTSDQVRVVEKSGKSYTLKGDIGVSGVSPECRRYMELTDEGHRMCLSLEAAISAEEQHSAGATPFFPITIGRRPTNSAYSCPVAQPASDRAPTAPVEVAQVCLSPPHQPHITPSMISYSGSDFTTASMAKGNSPQSARDGGSASAGKVLKSIFVPNIGWASQLTSGEVWVQFNDGSQLVVQAGVSCITFTSPEGHITRYKENEKLPELVKEKLHCLSSILSLLASPAARR; from the exons atgaGCGTCTCTATCGGCGATAAAATCGAG GACTTCAAAGTTCTCACCTTGCTCGGAAAGGGCTCCTTTGCCTGCGTCTACAGAGCCAAGTCTGTCAACACGGGCTTGGAAGTAGCAATCAAAATG ATTGATAAGAAGGCAATGCACAAAGCTGGCATGGTGCAACGTGTCATTAACGAGGTGGAGATCCAGTGTCGGTTAAAACACCCCTCAATCCTGGAG CTGTACAATTACTTCGAAGACAGTAATTACGTGTATCTGGTCCTGGAGATGTGTCATAACGGAGAAATGAGCCGTTATCTGAAAGACAAGAAGAAGCCTTTCACAGAAGAAGAAg TGAGACACTTCATGCACCAGATTGTGAAGGGCATGCTGTATCTGCACACTCATGGCATTATGCACAGAGACTTGACTCTGTCTAACCTGCTTCTCACCAGCAGCATGAACATTAAAATCGCAGACTTTGGCTTGGCCACACAGCTCAAGCTGCCTAGTGAGAAGCACTTCACCATGTGTGGCACTCCCAACTACATCTCTCCTGAGGTGGCCACCCGGAGTGCACATGGCTTGGAGTCGGACGTCTGGTCACTGGGTTGTATGTTCTATGCTTTTCTGACGGGAAGGCCCCCCTTCGACACAGACACTGTCAAACACACGCTCAGTAAGGTGGTTTTAGGGGAGTACCAGATGCCCACCTATGTGTCAGCTGAAGCTCAGGATCTTATTCGGCTGCTGTTACAGAAGAATCCTGCTCTGAGACCCAGCTTGTCAGCAGTGCTAGACCACCCTTTCATGACTCAGAATGGATCCACTGCAAACAAAGACTCCGGGGGTAGTGACGGAGGCTCCATGGACAGTGGCATAGCGACAATATCTACAGCATCGAATGTTaccagcaacagcagcagcagtcgGCTCCAGAGGAAAACCAGACAGGTGATTGGGCAGGCCTTACCCAACCGCATGGTGCCACTGCCCAACCATTCACAGCAATCCACTAGTTCCAGCTTTAAAGGAGATCAGGAGTGGCAGCCACATGCACCAGGCAGTGTGAGGATAGCTGTGGATCCTGTCAGTGGAAGGCCTCATTCTCGCTACCTGAGAAGGGCACACTCCTCTGATCGCTCTGGTGCTGGCTATAGCCATGctaggcaggaggtggagcttgaGCGATGCCACTCAGAGGAGACACTTCTGGGATCCGGTCGCATTTTCCCATCAACCTCCAATTATGCTGAACATGGACGTCTACCCTCTCCACCTGTCAAACAGCCTGCAAG CTCTGGGTCCTCCTTTTCTGCTCCAGTACATCCTGTCAGATTACAGACAGCAGAATCCAGCGCACAGCCATGGTTCTGCACAGATG gttcttTTAAGAGACCAGCAGATGTCAGCACTTACAGCAACAGTGGTAGTTTCCATTCTGGGCGAGAGACAGTTGGGGCTCTGCCTTCCTGCCCTGACCGACCAACAGTGAGAGCAACGAGTAGCCATCCTTCTCAGTTATACCACCAAGCCTCTTCTCACAGTGACCCCCTTCCCTGTAGGGAGGATGGGTTTGGAATGAGCCACTTTCCAACACCTCAAGGCTGTGTAGATCCCCAAACTGCTCCTCTGTCCAGGAGCAAAACTAATgagggaaaggaaaggaaaagtcCTCTGTTTCCTCCTCTCTGTTCAGCCAGACTGAAGCCCATTCGACAAAAGACCAAAAATGCTGTG gtCAGTATCTTAGACACAGGAGAGGTGTGCATGGAGCTTCTAAAAGGCCAAGGAGCTCAGGAAAGGGTCAAGGAAGTACTGAGGATATCCTCTGATGGCTCCATG GTAACCGTGTACCAACCCAATGACGGGAAAGGTTTTCCTGTGCTGGATCATCCGCCCTCTCCCCCAGAAGACATTTTTATATGCAGCTTTGATGATTTGCCAG agaAGTACTGGAAGAAGTATCAGTATGCCACAAAGTTTGTTCAGTTGGTGAAATCAAAGACCCCAAAAGTAACCTTGTACACCAAGTTTGCCAAGTGCATGTTGATGGAAAACTCTCCCAGTGCAGACCTGGAAATGTGCTTCTATGATG GTGCAAAAACCCATAAGACAAGCGATCAGGTGCGAGTGGTGGAGAAAAGCGGCAAGTCGTACACACTGAAAGGTGATATAGGTGTAAGCGGCGTAAGCCCTGAGTGCAGGCGCTACATGGAGCTCACAGATGAG GGGCACAGGATGTGTCTGTCTCTGGAGGCTGCCATCAGTGCTGAGGAACAGCATAGTGCTGGAGCCACTCCGTTCTTCCCCATAACTATTGGCAG AAGGCCCACTAACTCGGCCTACTCCTGCCCAGTGGCTCAGCCTGCATCTGATCGGGCTCCTACAGCTCCTGTTGAGGTTGCTCAGGTGTGCCTGAGTCCACCTCATCAACCCCACATAACCCCTTCT ATGATTTCCTACAGTGGATCTGATTTTACCACAGCCAGTATGGCTAAAGGTAACTCACCACAGTCAGCCAGAGATGGAGGTAGCGCCAGCGCAGGGAAAGTGCTCAAGTCCATCTTTGTACCCAACATCGGCTGGGCCTCTCAG ttAACAAGTGGAGAAGTATGGGTACAGTTTAATGATGGGTCCCAGTTGGTGGTCCAGGCAGGAGTCTCTTGCATCACATTCACCTCTCCTGAAGGACACATCACCCG CTATAAGGAGAATGAGAAGTTACCTGAGCTGGTTAAAGAGAAGCTGCATTGCTTATCATCCATTCTGAGCCTTTTGGCAAGTCCTGCTGCACGACGCTGA
- the plk4 gene encoding serine/threonine-protein kinase PLK4 isoform X1 translates to MFDAIRSLMQDLTLSPARAVNNQILTSSEDLNIEDFKVLTLLGKGSFACVYRAKSVNTGLEVAIKMIDKKAMHKAGMVQRVINEVEIQCRLKHPSILELYNYFEDSNYVYLVLEMCHNGEMSRYLKDKKKPFTEEEVRHFMHQIVKGMLYLHTHGIMHRDLTLSNLLLTSSMNIKIADFGLATQLKLPSEKHFTMCGTPNYISPEVATRSAHGLESDVWSLGCMFYAFLTGRPPFDTDTVKHTLSKVVLGEYQMPTYVSAEAQDLIRLLLQKNPALRPSLSAVLDHPFMTQNGSTANKDSGGSDGGSMDSGIATISTASNVTSNSSSSRLQRKTRQVIGQALPNRMVPLPNHSQQSTSSSFKGDQEWQPHAPGSVRIAVDPVSGRPHSRYLRRAHSSDRSGAGYSHARQEVELERCHSEETLLGSGRIFPSTSNYAEHGRLPSPPVKQPASSGSSFSAPVHPVRLQTAESSAQPWFCTDGSFKRPADVSTYSNSGSFHSGRETVGALPSCPDRPTVRATSSHPSQLYHQASSHSDPLPCREDGFGMSHFPTPQGCVDPQTAPLSRSKTNEGKERKSPLFPPLCSARLKPIRQKTKNAVVSILDTGEVCMELLKGQGAQERVKEVLRISSDGSMVTVYQPNDGKGFPVLDHPPSPPEDIFICSFDDLPEKYWKKYQYATKFVQLVKSKTPKVTLYTKFAKCMLMENSPSADLEMCFYDGAKTHKTSDQVRVVEKSGKSYTLKGDIGVSGVSPECRRYMELTDEGHRMCLSLEAAISAEEQHSAGATPFFPITIGRRPTNSAYSCPVAQPASDRAPTAPVEVAQVCLSPPHQPHITPSMISYSGSDFTTASMAKGNSPQSARDGGSASAGKVLKSIFVPNIGWASQLTSGEVWVQFNDGSQLVVQAGVSCITFTSPEGHITRYKENEKLPELVKEKLHCLSSILSLLASPAARR, encoded by the exons atGTTTGACGCGATTCGGTCTTTAATGCAGGATTTAACTCTTAGCCCTGCACGTGCGGTAAATAATCAGATCCTCACGTCATCGGAAGATCTGAACATCGAG GACTTCAAAGTTCTCACCTTGCTCGGAAAGGGCTCCTTTGCCTGCGTCTACAGAGCCAAGTCTGTCAACACGGGCTTGGAAGTAGCAATCAAAATG ATTGATAAGAAGGCAATGCACAAAGCTGGCATGGTGCAACGTGTCATTAACGAGGTGGAGATCCAGTGTCGGTTAAAACACCCCTCAATCCTGGAG CTGTACAATTACTTCGAAGACAGTAATTACGTGTATCTGGTCCTGGAGATGTGTCATAACGGAGAAATGAGCCGTTATCTGAAAGACAAGAAGAAGCCTTTCACAGAAGAAGAAg TGAGACACTTCATGCACCAGATTGTGAAGGGCATGCTGTATCTGCACACTCATGGCATTATGCACAGAGACTTGACTCTGTCTAACCTGCTTCTCACCAGCAGCATGAACATTAAAATCGCAGACTTTGGCTTGGCCACACAGCTCAAGCTGCCTAGTGAGAAGCACTTCACCATGTGTGGCACTCCCAACTACATCTCTCCTGAGGTGGCCACCCGGAGTGCACATGGCTTGGAGTCGGACGTCTGGTCACTGGGTTGTATGTTCTATGCTTTTCTGACGGGAAGGCCCCCCTTCGACACAGACACTGTCAAACACACGCTCAGTAAGGTGGTTTTAGGGGAGTACCAGATGCCCACCTATGTGTCAGCTGAAGCTCAGGATCTTATTCGGCTGCTGTTACAGAAGAATCCTGCTCTGAGACCCAGCTTGTCAGCAGTGCTAGACCACCCTTTCATGACTCAGAATGGATCCACTGCAAACAAAGACTCCGGGGGTAGTGACGGAGGCTCCATGGACAGTGGCATAGCGACAATATCTACAGCATCGAATGTTaccagcaacagcagcagcagtcgGCTCCAGAGGAAAACCAGACAGGTGATTGGGCAGGCCTTACCCAACCGCATGGTGCCACTGCCCAACCATTCACAGCAATCCACTAGTTCCAGCTTTAAAGGAGATCAGGAGTGGCAGCCACATGCACCAGGCAGTGTGAGGATAGCTGTGGATCCTGTCAGTGGAAGGCCTCATTCTCGCTACCTGAGAAGGGCACACTCCTCTGATCGCTCTGGTGCTGGCTATAGCCATGctaggcaggaggtggagcttgaGCGATGCCACTCAGAGGAGACACTTCTGGGATCCGGTCGCATTTTCCCATCAACCTCCAATTATGCTGAACATGGACGTCTACCCTCTCCACCTGTCAAACAGCCTGCAAG CTCTGGGTCCTCCTTTTCTGCTCCAGTACATCCTGTCAGATTACAGACAGCAGAATCCAGCGCACAGCCATGGTTCTGCACAGATG gttcttTTAAGAGACCAGCAGATGTCAGCACTTACAGCAACAGTGGTAGTTTCCATTCTGGGCGAGAGACAGTTGGGGCTCTGCCTTCCTGCCCTGACCGACCAACAGTGAGAGCAACGAGTAGCCATCCTTCTCAGTTATACCACCAAGCCTCTTCTCACAGTGACCCCCTTCCCTGTAGGGAGGATGGGTTTGGAATGAGCCACTTTCCAACACCTCAAGGCTGTGTAGATCCCCAAACTGCTCCTCTGTCCAGGAGCAAAACTAATgagggaaaggaaaggaaaagtcCTCTGTTTCCTCCTCTCTGTTCAGCCAGACTGAAGCCCATTCGACAAAAGACCAAAAATGCTGTG gtCAGTATCTTAGACACAGGAGAGGTGTGCATGGAGCTTCTAAAAGGCCAAGGAGCTCAGGAAAGGGTCAAGGAAGTACTGAGGATATCCTCTGATGGCTCCATG GTAACCGTGTACCAACCCAATGACGGGAAAGGTTTTCCTGTGCTGGATCATCCGCCCTCTCCCCCAGAAGACATTTTTATATGCAGCTTTGATGATTTGCCAG agaAGTACTGGAAGAAGTATCAGTATGCCACAAAGTTTGTTCAGTTGGTGAAATCAAAGACCCCAAAAGTAACCTTGTACACCAAGTTTGCCAAGTGCATGTTGATGGAAAACTCTCCCAGTGCAGACCTGGAAATGTGCTTCTATGATG GTGCAAAAACCCATAAGACAAGCGATCAGGTGCGAGTGGTGGAGAAAAGCGGCAAGTCGTACACACTGAAAGGTGATATAGGTGTAAGCGGCGTAAGCCCTGAGTGCAGGCGCTACATGGAGCTCACAGATGAG GGGCACAGGATGTGTCTGTCTCTGGAGGCTGCCATCAGTGCTGAGGAACAGCATAGTGCTGGAGCCACTCCGTTCTTCCCCATAACTATTGGCAG AAGGCCCACTAACTCGGCCTACTCCTGCCCAGTGGCTCAGCCTGCATCTGATCGGGCTCCTACAGCTCCTGTTGAGGTTGCTCAGGTGTGCCTGAGTCCACCTCATCAACCCCACATAACCCCTTCT ATGATTTCCTACAGTGGATCTGATTTTACCACAGCCAGTATGGCTAAAGGTAACTCACCACAGTCAGCCAGAGATGGAGGTAGCGCCAGCGCAGGGAAAGTGCTCAAGTCCATCTTTGTACCCAACATCGGCTGGGCCTCTCAG ttAACAAGTGGAGAAGTATGGGTACAGTTTAATGATGGGTCCCAGTTGGTGGTCCAGGCAGGAGTCTCTTGCATCACATTCACCTCTCCTGAAGGACACATCACCCG CTATAAGGAGAATGAGAAGTTACCTGAGCTGGTTAAAGAGAAGCTGCATTGCTTATCATCCATTCTGAGCCTTTTGGCAAGTCCTGCTGCACGACGCTGA